The following proteins are encoded in a genomic region of Catenulispora sp. GP43:
- a CDS encoding family 20 glycosylhydrolase, with the protein MRSLRILPAAALVAAVVPVTLAATPHTAHAAATAATATSAAASGPPQTIPAVRTWSAGSGSFTWSTASRVVIDPAYASQLQGDANTFAADLSALEGRTVGVAQGTAGPGDVALTLGGSQPSEGYTMTVGSRIAIQGSTTTGEFWGTRTVLQLLHQGPSIAAGTATDSPDKSERGLMLDTGRRFFDVAFVENQIREMSYLKMNYLHLHLSDTYGFRLESDTHPEITSPQHYSKQDIANIIGLAKQYHVTVVPEIDMPGHMDAILSAELGIGHDYRLKDSSGNASSSYIDLTIPGARQLISDLITEYEPLFTNSPYWHLGADEYVTNYSSYPQLLTYAQQNYGANATAKDTFYGFVNWADGIVRAGGKTMRMWNDGLKSGDGTITVDKDVIVEYWSNTGLSPQQVIDAGHTIANEAYTPTYYVYGGAKPDTTWMYESWNPDLFDGSTTINNDAANLGSLIHVWCDNPGAETEDQTADGIKYPMRDLAQMTWNSPKLVSTYAAFVPIMDAIGRNPLYPKPSIPGDLAQGKPTTASSIETPNFPAADATDADLSTRWSSQYVDPTWLQVDLGSVQTVNRVVLAWETAYGKNYQIQLSNDGATWTTVYTRTNGTGGTETLTFPNTSGRYLRMYGTARGTQYGYSLWEFEAFDDANSQVRGTHTVATGGQALDDPGSSTATGTQLITWGLHGGSNQQWTFTEQADGSYQLTNGASGLCLDVTGSSTAAGSAVIQWTCTGNTNQHWTVTALAGGGYTIASANSGLLLTTASTANNALVTQQNDSNSALQHWSIN; encoded by the coding sequence ATGCGATCCCTCCGTATTCTCCCGGCGGCTGCCCTTGTAGCCGCCGTCGTCCCCGTCACCCTGGCCGCGACGCCGCACACCGCGCACGCGGCGGCCACGGCGGCCACGGCCACCTCGGCCGCCGCCTCCGGCCCGCCGCAGACCATCCCCGCCGTGCGCACCTGGTCCGCCGGCTCCGGCTCCTTCACCTGGAGCACGGCCAGCCGCGTCGTCATCGATCCCGCCTACGCCTCGCAGCTGCAAGGCGACGCGAACACCTTCGCCGCCGACCTGTCGGCGCTGGAGGGCCGCACCGTCGGCGTGGCGCAGGGCACGGCCGGCCCCGGCGACGTCGCGCTGACGCTCGGCGGCAGCCAGCCGTCCGAGGGCTACACCATGACCGTCGGCAGCCGCATCGCCATCCAGGGCAGCACCACCACCGGCGAGTTCTGGGGCACCAGGACCGTGCTGCAGCTGCTGCACCAGGGCCCGTCGATCGCGGCCGGCACCGCGACCGACTCCCCGGACAAGTCCGAGCGCGGGCTGATGCTGGACACCGGGCGCCGGTTCTTCGACGTGGCGTTCGTGGAGAACCAGATCCGCGAGATGTCCTATCTGAAGATGAACTATCTGCACCTGCATCTGTCGGACACCTACGGCTTCCGGCTGGAGAGCGACACCCATCCGGAGATCACCTCGCCGCAGCACTACTCCAAGCAGGACATCGCGAACATCATCGGGCTGGCGAAGCAGTACCACGTGACCGTCGTCCCGGAGATCGACATGCCCGGGCACATGGACGCGATCCTGTCCGCGGAGCTCGGCATCGGCCACGACTACCGGCTCAAGGACAGCTCGGGCAACGCCAGCTCCAGCTACATCGACCTGACCATCCCTGGAGCCCGGCAGCTGATCAGTGACCTGATCACCGAGTACGAACCGTTGTTCACGAACAGCCCGTACTGGCACCTGGGCGCGGACGAGTACGTCACCAACTACAGCTCCTACCCGCAGCTGCTCACCTACGCCCAGCAGAACTACGGCGCCAACGCCACCGCGAAGGACACCTTCTACGGCTTCGTTAACTGGGCCGACGGGATCGTCCGGGCCGGTGGTAAGACCATGCGGATGTGGAACGACGGACTGAAGTCCGGCGACGGCACGATCACCGTCGACAAGGACGTCATCGTGGAGTACTGGAGCAACACGGGCCTGTCTCCGCAGCAGGTCATCGACGCCGGCCACACCATAGCCAACGAGGCCTACACGCCGACGTACTACGTCTACGGCGGCGCCAAGCCGGACACGACGTGGATGTACGAGTCCTGGAACCCGGACTTGTTCGACGGCTCGACGACGATCAACAACGACGCCGCGAACCTCGGTTCCCTGATCCACGTCTGGTGTGACAACCCGGGGGCCGAGACCGAGGACCAGACCGCCGACGGCATCAAGTACCCGATGCGCGACCTGGCGCAGATGACCTGGAACTCGCCCAAGCTCGTGTCCACGTACGCCGCGTTCGTCCCGATCATGGACGCCATCGGCCGCAACCCGCTGTACCCGAAGCCCTCGATCCCCGGGGACCTGGCGCAGGGCAAGCCGACCACGGCCTCCAGCATCGAGACGCCGAACTTCCCGGCCGCGGACGCCACCGACGCCGACCTGAGCACCCGCTGGTCCAGCCAGTACGTCGACCCCACGTGGCTGCAGGTAGACCTGGGCTCGGTGCAGACGGTGAACCGGGTGGTGCTGGCCTGGGAGACCGCGTACGGCAAGAACTACCAGATCCAGCTGTCGAACGACGGTGCGACCTGGACCACCGTCTACACCCGTACCAACGGCACCGGCGGCACCGAGACGCTGACGTTCCCGAACACCTCCGGGCGCTACCTTCGGATGTACGGCACGGCACGGGGCACGCAGTACGGCTACTCGCTGTGGGAGTTCGAGGCCTTCGACGACGCGAACAGCCAGGTCCGCGGCACCCACACGGTCGCCACCGGCGGCCAGGCCCTGGACGACCCGGGCAGCTCCACCGCGACCGGCACCCAGCTCATCACCTGGGGCCTGCACGGCGGCAGCAACCAGCAGTGGACCTTCACCGAGCAGGCCGACGGCTCCTACCAGCTCACCAACGGCGCGTCCGGGCTGTGTCTGGACGTCACCGGCAGCTCCACGGCGGCCGGGTCGGCGGTGATCCAGTGGACGTGCACCGGGAACACGAACCAGCACTGGACCGTGACGGCGCTGGCCGGCGGCGGGTACACGATCGCCTCGGCGAACAGCGGCCTGCTGCTGACCACGGCCTCGACGGCGAACAACGCCCTGGTGACGCAGCAGAACGACAGCAACAGCGCCTTGCAGCACTGGTCGATCAACTAA
- a CDS encoding GNAT family N-acetyltransferase, translating into MVPDVTLRSARPDEAELLTELVMRSKAHWGYSDEFMERCRAELTIRAEEMAPSRMTVAESQGRVVAVATLEGEPPEGELGSLFVDPDVIGKGVGRRLLQHMLDMARGIGARTVVLDADPNAEPFYEAMGFVRVGVVPSGSIPGRTLNRYAFDL; encoded by the coding sequence ATGGTTCCGGATGTGACACTGCGGTCGGCCCGACCCGACGAGGCCGAGCTGCTCACCGAGCTCGTCATGCGCTCGAAAGCCCATTGGGGCTATAGCGATGAGTTCATGGAACGCTGCCGGGCGGAGCTCACGATCCGCGCCGAGGAGATGGCTCCTTCGCGTATGACGGTCGCCGAGTCCCAGGGGCGCGTCGTGGCCGTCGCGACGCTGGAAGGGGAGCCACCGGAGGGCGAGCTCGGGAGTCTGTTCGTCGACCCGGACGTGATCGGCAAGGGTGTGGGGCGCCGGCTGCTCCAGCACATGCTCGACATGGCGCGCGGCATCGGGGCCCGCACCGTCGTTCTTGATGCGGACCCCAATGCCGAGCCGTTCTATGAGGCGATGGGTTTCGTACGCGTAGGAGTCGTGCCCTCAGGCTCGATTCCCGGGCGGACGCTGAACCGGTACGCCTTCGACCTCTGA
- a CDS encoding RICIN domain-containing protein, whose amino-acid sequence MRLRKTLLATLAGGALACVGILTPGSASATPPSATYTVSIGSNGTFSAQSDSPAGAFVDRDGTFYFQESYSGYGSTESRVWQFYSGSDFDSYSLNSTISNSVNPANSQDANNNTTWRCDNSPTGLSATSAGSGSGYTQPNFCDLIGMWVDPDTGNWVGLVHNEFTPQPFGDGLHYDAIDYAVSTDRGMTWKIEGHAITSPYSTTRDDTTAFPNQTYYYGDGDQRLYVDTASGYFYVYYGSRVVPKGGVGGSTGGLAHVARAPISGKMATGTWQKWYNGSWSQPGVGGLESNMEPVDSTNPNGYTPVANDYNPANTGTVDQQVAAGELPSKSPLFIMNITYDAYLGLYVGTPEVVSGTLPQQYYVTDDLSTQKWYYVGDSGSSYTQGSWYRWFADSGDKWNPTIVGKSFRAYCSVACVNNAGSLFTNETIDSTAPAQPPMDTTKTYTIGTSAGRVLAQVSGSSATTSDAAATGSALEAWKFTANGDGSYRITNSSTGQALGVNSSATSSRAWGTAPTATALSGGTGSVGQQWWIVPVSGASGSYKLVNRYSGLVLALSSNTSRLAETTPTRAWTDTSGSGVGGGRTAAEQTLAFTPATSSGAETVTVANPGTQTTTVNTAASLQITASDSKNNALTYSATGLPAGLSISSSGLISGTPSQTGTSPVTVTASSGSASGSTTFTWTVSPAAVNLTGTHTLTASGQALDDPNHSTTAGTQLITWAPNGGSNQNWVFTQQSDGSYQIQNQQSQLCMDDNGGFTTPGTSVIQWTCTGNSNQHWTAARLPSGAYTLTNVNSGLLVTTASTSNGALVTQQTNTGSTLQQWTIS is encoded by the coding sequence GTGAGACTCCGCAAAACCCTGCTGGCGACCCTCGCCGGCGGCGCGCTGGCCTGCGTCGGCATACTGACACCGGGCAGCGCGTCAGCCACGCCCCCAAGTGCCACCTACACGGTCTCGATCGGCTCCAACGGAACGTTCTCCGCACAGTCCGACTCCCCCGCCGGCGCGTTCGTCGACCGGGACGGCACGTTCTACTTCCAGGAGTCGTACTCGGGCTACGGCTCGACCGAAAGCCGGGTCTGGCAGTTCTACTCCGGCAGCGACTTCGACAGCTACAGCCTGAACTCGACGATCAGCAACTCGGTCAACCCCGCCAACTCCCAGGACGCGAACAACAACACCACCTGGCGCTGCGACAACAGCCCGACCGGCCTGTCCGCGACCAGCGCCGGGTCCGGCTCGGGCTACACCCAGCCGAACTTCTGCGACCTGATCGGCATGTGGGTGGACCCCGACACCGGGAACTGGGTCGGCCTGGTGCATAACGAGTTCACACCGCAGCCCTTCGGCGACGGCCTGCACTACGACGCCATCGACTACGCCGTGTCCACCGACCGGGGCATGACCTGGAAGATCGAGGGCCACGCGATCACCTCGCCGTACAGCACCACGCGCGACGACACGACCGCGTTCCCGAACCAGACGTACTACTACGGCGACGGCGACCAGCGCCTGTACGTGGACACCGCGTCGGGCTACTTCTACGTCTACTACGGCTCGCGTGTCGTCCCCAAGGGCGGCGTCGGCGGCAGCACCGGCGGGCTGGCGCACGTCGCCCGGGCCCCGATCAGCGGCAAGATGGCGACCGGGACCTGGCAGAAGTGGTACAACGGCAGCTGGTCCCAGCCGGGCGTGGGCGGCCTGGAGAGCAACATGGAGCCGGTCGACTCCACGAACCCCAACGGGTACACGCCCGTGGCCAACGACTACAACCCGGCCAACACCGGGACCGTGGACCAGCAGGTGGCGGCCGGCGAGCTGCCCTCGAAGTCGCCGCTGTTCATCATGAACATCACCTACGACGCCTACCTCGGCCTGTACGTCGGCACCCCCGAAGTCGTCTCCGGCACCCTGCCGCAGCAGTACTACGTCACCGACGACCTGTCGACCCAGAAGTGGTACTACGTCGGGGACTCCGGATCGTCCTACACCCAGGGGTCCTGGTACCGCTGGTTCGCCGACAGCGGCGACAAGTGGAACCCGACCATCGTCGGCAAGTCGTTCCGCGCGTACTGCTCGGTGGCCTGTGTGAACAACGCCGGCTCGCTGTTCACCAACGAGACGATCGACTCCACCGCCCCGGCCCAGCCGCCGATGGACACCACGAAGACGTACACCATCGGCACCTCCGCGGGCCGCGTGCTGGCCCAGGTCTCGGGCAGCTCGGCGACCACGTCCGACGCCGCGGCGACCGGCTCGGCGCTGGAGGCGTGGAAGTTCACCGCGAACGGCGACGGTTCCTACCGCATCACCAACTCCTCCACCGGCCAGGCGCTCGGCGTCAACTCATCGGCGACCTCCAGCCGCGCCTGGGGCACCGCCCCGACCGCGACGGCGCTGTCCGGCGGGACCGGCAGCGTGGGGCAGCAGTGGTGGATCGTGCCGGTCTCCGGCGCGAGCGGCAGCTACAAGCTGGTCAACAGGTACAGCGGCCTGGTGTTGGCACTGTCGTCGAACACCTCGCGGTTGGCCGAGACGACGCCGACGCGCGCCTGGACCGACACCTCGGGCAGCGGCGTCGGCGGCGGCCGGACCGCGGCGGAGCAGACGCTGGCGTTCACACCGGCGACGTCCTCCGGCGCCGAGACGGTGACCGTGGCGAACCCCGGGACGCAGACCACGACGGTGAACACGGCAGCCTCTTTGCAGATCACGGCCTCGGACAGCAAGAACAACGCCCTGACGTACTCCGCGACCGGTCTGCCGGCCGGGCTGTCGATCAGCTCCTCGGGCCTGATCTCCGGCACGCCGAGCCAAACGGGGACGTCCCCAGTTACGGTGACCGCCTCGTCGGGGAGCGCGAGCGGTTCGACGACGTTCACCTGGACCGTGAGCCCGGCGGCGGTGAACCTGACCGGGACGCACACGCTGACCGCCTCGGGGCAGGCGCTGGACGATCCGAACCACTCCACGACCGCCGGGACGCAGCTGATCACCTGGGCGCCGAACGGCGGGTCGAACCAGAACTGGGTCTTCACGCAGCAGTCGGACGGCTCCTATCAGATCCAGAACCAGCAGTCGCAGCTGTGTATGGACGACAACGGCGGTTTCACGACCCCGGGGACGTCGGTGATCCAGTGGACCTGCACCGGCAACAGCAACCAGCACTGGACTGCGGCGCGGCTGCCCAGCGGGGCGTACACGCTGACGAACGTGAACAGCGGCCTGCTGGTGACCACGGCCTCGACGTCGAACGGCGCGCTGGTGACGCAGCAGACGAACACCGGTTCGACACTTCAGCAGTGGACGATCTCCTGA
- a CDS encoding RICIN domain-containing protein — protein MALLPSGQASAASGAAGANPSYQITIGAVNSFAYPDDTPASAYLDTDGSFHFQESYSLYAKTDPRAWEFYSGTNFDDATLDTGLSNAVNPANSQDANNDTTWRCNNSPTGLESTYMNNGTGYYSQRNYCDLSGTWVDPDTGDWYGLVHNEFTPQPFGDGLHYDAIDYAVSHDKGKTWSILGHAITSPYSTTRNDTKAFPNQTYDYGDGDQRLFVDPASGYFYVFYGSRVVNKPGTKGTQNGGLAHVARAPISGKMAAGTWQKWYNGSWSQPGIGGLESNMEPVDAANPTGYTAPSHDYNPANTGTADQQMAAGTLPTKSPLFIMNITYDAYLGLYIGEPETVGQTGKEPQQFYATDNLATQKWHLIGDSGSYVSGSWYRWFADTANKWSPTIVGKTFRSYCSIACATSDGEYADVTIGSSAPAKPVVARGQNVVINSGNGRVLAQSAGSSQVTSLDAYYGWAQAAWTIAPTGDGSYTVVNTVTGDALGVDSSKTASRAWGTAPSATPIGASGPSVGQEWFAVPDTSSPGSYRLVNRDSGLALGMAWDSSRSAETTPVRSWTDTSGSAVGGGRQPSEQTLTFTPAHPAQGPEVVHVLTPGNQSGVVGTAVSVQVNGSDSKGKALSYSATGLPAGLSIDAASGLISGTPTEMGTSPVTVTASSGHASASATFTYAVSPRPVDLSGVHTLTVAGQALQTPNGSKNGGDQLVTGAASGATSQWTFTRQSDGSYTLTNGDSGMCADDNGGNTAPGTAVIQWSCTSAVNQRWRATQLPSGLWTLKNNHTGLLMTAASSSAGALVTQEADTGSALQQWTLS, from the coding sequence ATGGCGCTGCTGCCTTCGGGCCAGGCGTCGGCCGCGTCCGGAGCAGCCGGCGCGAATCCCTCGTACCAGATCACCATCGGCGCGGTGAACAGCTTCGCCTACCCGGACGACACCCCGGCGTCGGCCTACCTCGACACCGACGGCTCGTTCCACTTCCAGGAGTCGTACTCGCTGTACGCCAAGACCGACCCGCGCGCCTGGGAGTTCTACAGCGGGACGAACTTCGACGACGCCACGCTGGACACCGGCCTGAGCAACGCCGTGAACCCGGCCAACTCCCAGGACGCCAACAACGACACCACCTGGCGCTGCAACAACAGCCCGACCGGGCTGGAGTCGACGTACATGAACAACGGCACCGGCTACTACTCGCAGCGCAACTACTGCGACCTGTCCGGCACCTGGGTCGACCCCGACACCGGTGACTGGTACGGCCTGGTGCACAACGAGTTCACACCGCAGCCCTTCGGCGACGGCCTGCACTACGACGCCATCGACTACGCCGTCTCGCACGACAAGGGCAAGACCTGGTCGATCCTCGGGCACGCGATCACCTCGCCGTACAGCACCACGCGCAACGACACCAAGGCCTTCCCCAACCAGACGTACGACTACGGCGACGGCGACCAGCGCCTGTTCGTGGACCCGGCGTCCGGCTACTTCTACGTGTTCTACGGCTCCCGCGTCGTCAACAAGCCGGGCACCAAGGGCACGCAGAACGGCGGCCTGGCGCACGTCGCACGCGCCCCGATCAGCGGCAAGATGGCCGCCGGGACCTGGCAGAAGTGGTACAACGGCAGCTGGTCGCAGCCCGGCATCGGCGGGCTGGAGAGCAACATGGAGCCGGTGGACGCCGCGAACCCGACCGGCTATACCGCCCCGAGCCACGACTACAACCCGGCCAACACAGGGACCGCCGACCAGCAGATGGCCGCGGGCACGCTGCCGACCAAGTCGCCGCTGTTCATCATGAACATCACCTACGACGCCTACCTGGGCCTGTACATCGGCGAGCCGGAGACGGTCGGGCAGACCGGCAAAGAGCCGCAGCAGTTCTACGCCACGGACAACCTGGCGACGCAGAAGTGGCATCTGATCGGCGACTCGGGCAGCTACGTGTCGGGGTCCTGGTACCGGTGGTTCGCGGACACCGCGAACAAGTGGAGCCCGACGATCGTCGGCAAGACCTTCCGCTCCTACTGTTCGATCGCGTGTGCGACCTCGGACGGGGAGTACGCGGACGTCACGATCGGTTCCTCGGCGCCGGCCAAGCCGGTGGTAGCACGGGGGCAGAACGTGGTCATCAACAGCGGGAACGGCCGGGTGCTGGCGCAGAGCGCGGGCAGCTCGCAGGTGACGTCGCTGGACGCGTACTACGGCTGGGCGCAGGCGGCGTGGACGATCGCGCCGACCGGTGACGGTTCGTACACCGTTGTGAACACGGTGACCGGGGACGCTCTCGGGGTGGACTCCTCGAAGACAGCTTCGCGGGCTTGGGGCACGGCGCCGTCGGCGACCCCGATCGGCGCGTCGGGGCCGAGCGTGGGCCAGGAGTGGTTCGCGGTGCCGGACACGTCCTCGCCGGGGTCGTACCGCCTGGTGAACCGGGACAGCGGTCTGGCGCTGGGCATGGCGTGGGACTCCTCGCGCTCGGCGGAGACCACGCCGGTGCGGTCGTGGACCGACACCTCCGGCAGCGCGGTCGGCGGCGGCCGGCAGCCCTCGGAGCAGACGCTGACGTTCACGCCGGCGCATCCGGCGCAGGGCCCGGAGGTAGTACATGTGCTAACACCGGGGAACCAGAGCGGCGTGGTCGGCACTGCGGTGAGCGTGCAGGTCAACGGCAGCGACTCCAAGGGCAAGGCACTGAGCTACTCGGCGACCGGCCTGCCCGCGGGCCTGTCGATCGACGCCGCCAGCGGCCTGATCAGCGGCACGCCGACGGAAATGGGGACGTCCCCAGTTACGGTGACCGCCTCTTCGGGACACGCCTCGGCGAGCGCCACGTTCACCTACGCGGTGAGCCCGAGGCCGGTGGACCTGTCCGGCGTGCACACGCTGACGGTGGCGGGGCAGGCGCTGCAGACGCCGAACGGTTCGAAGAACGGCGGCGACCAGCTGGTGACCGGCGCTGCGAGCGGTGCCACGAGCCAGTGGACCTTCACGCGGCAGTCGGACGGCAGCTACACCCTGACGAACGGCGACTCGGGGATGTGCGCGGACGACAACGGAGGTAACACGGCGCCGGGCACCGCGGTGATCCAGTGGTCGTGCACCAGTGCGGTGAACCAGCGTTGGAGGGCGACGCAGTTGCCGTCGGGGTTGTGGACGTTGAAGAACAACCACACGGGTCTGCTGATGACCGCGGCCTCGTCGAGCGCCGGCGCGCTGGTGACGCAGGAGGCGGACACCGGGTCGGCGCTTCAGCAGTGGACGCTGAGCTAG
- a CDS encoding zinc-binding dehydrogenase, which yields MRSQANGSHYTSTGELPLVPAPVVVAAGMNPAMCAWVALRRRIEFQAGQDVLILGATGATGSSGRMAVRIAKLFGANRVVAAGRDPRALAELPALGATETVRLGTEQTAEQLAKAASETDVVIDYVWGQPAVDALVALVTRREDPRKPLTWIEIGSTAGPTAAIPSAALRAVRLQFVGSGQGSIGPREYLAELPALADGLTSGGLPVEARTVPLADVEEAWAEESARRIVFVP from the coding sequence GTGCGTTCCCAGGCGAACGGCTCGCACTACACCAGCACCGGCGAGCTCCCGCTCGTGCCCGCCCCCGTCGTCGTAGCAGCGGGGATGAACCCGGCGATGTGCGCCTGGGTCGCGCTGCGCCGGCGCATCGAATTCCAGGCCGGCCAGGACGTGCTGATCCTCGGCGCCACCGGCGCCACCGGCAGCTCCGGGCGGATGGCCGTGCGCATCGCGAAGCTCTTCGGCGCGAACCGGGTCGTGGCCGCCGGCCGGGACCCGCGGGCCCTGGCCGAGCTGCCCGCGCTCGGCGCCACCGAGACCGTGCGGCTGGGCACCGAGCAGACCGCCGAGCAGCTCGCGAAGGCCGCCTCGGAGACGGACGTCGTGATCGACTACGTGTGGGGCCAGCCCGCCGTCGACGCCCTTGTTGCCCTGGTGACCCGCCGCGAAGACCCCCGCAAGCCGCTGACCTGGATCGAGATCGGCTCGACGGCCGGCCCCACCGCCGCCATCCCGTCAGCGGCGCTGCGCGCGGTCCGGCTCCAGTTCGTCGGCAGCGGCCAGGGATCCATCGGCCCCCGCGAATACCTCGCGGAGCTGCCGGCGCTCGCCGACGGACTCACCTCCGGCGGCCTGCCCGTCGAGGCCCGGACCGTCCCGCTGGCCGACGTCGAAGAGGCCTGGGCCGAGGAATCGGCGCGGCGCATCGTGTTCGTGCCCTGA
- a CDS encoding LD-carboxypeptidase, which produces MGFRVRRAPLLEVGRSRWWSAAAPAEIAGELNALLRDPEVRAIVASDGGQTVVCYLDLIDVEAIRADPKPILGYSDLSLLHLAMYARTGLVGFHADMAAPGFRGALAVGDRRPAGRAGAALLRAADR; this is translated from the coding sequence ATGGGGTTCCGTGTGCGCCGGGCTCCGCTGCTGGAGGTAGGACGGAGCCGTTGGTGGAGCGCTGCCGCTCCGGCGGAGATCGCCGGGGAGCTCAATGCTCTGCTGCGTGATCCCGAGGTGCGGGCGATCGTCGCCAGTGACGGCGGTCAGACGGTGGTCTGCTACCTCGACCTGATCGATGTCGAGGCGATCCGGGCCGATCCCAAGCCGATCCTCGGCTACAGCGACCTCTCGCTGCTGCATCTGGCGATGTACGCCCGCACCGGCCTGGTCGGGTTCCATGCCGACATGGCCGCGCCGGGCTTCCGGGGGGCATTGGCAGTCGGCGACCGCCGCCCGGCAGGCCGAGCTGGAGCGGCTCTACTTCGGGCTGCTGACCGATGA